From Parvularculales bacterium, the proteins below share one genomic window:
- a CDS encoding helix-turn-helix transcriptional regulator: MVSLITPAKAQKNLAEQARSRRLQMELTQAGLAERSGVPLPTLRKFEQKGTISLGSFLKLQMVLGGLEDLCRATQIREPVFSSIDDVLGSVNTPSRQRGKRK, from the coding sequence ATGGTATCACTTATAACACCGGCGAAAGCGCAGAAAAACCTTGCGGAACAGGCCCGTTCGCGCCGGCTGCAGATGGAACTGACACAGGCCGGTCTTGCCGAACGTTCCGGTGTGCCATTGCCCACTCTGCGCAAGTTTGAGCAAAAGGGGACGATATCCCTTGGGTCTTTTTTGAAACTGCAAATGGTTCTGGGCGGACTGGAAGATTTGTGCAGGGCCACGCAAATCAGAGAACCCGTATTCTCATCCATTGATGATGTCCTCGGGTCCGTTAACACGCCTTCCCGGCAAAGAGGAAAGCGCAAATGA
- a CDS encoding type II toxin-antitoxin system HipA family toxin — translation MKNHPSATGVKVALNFGDETLPVGRLAVRERTIYFEYDRTFIESGIEISPYHLPLQPGVRRFDDSPFEGLPGVFNDSLPDGWGRLLFDRFLRSQGIRPADVTPLDRLAHTGSHGPGALVYEPDYGTGGTQDGVSLDGLAAQVQDVLDGASDDVLAELIALNGSSAGARPKALIGVNGKKDHIIHGVHDLPDGYTPWIVKFPNSQDGPDAGAIEYVYALMAKEAGIIMPCVHLFPAQKSAGYFAVKRFDRDGGKRCHMHTACGLLHSDIRTPSLDYEDLTALTGMLTRDVREGEKMFRLAVFNVLAHNRDDHAKNFSFLMSLKTGYGQWKVSPAYDLTFSSGPHGEQSTTVMGEGRNPGVENLLKLSREANIKKDRAAEIMETTRSALARWPELAKNYGVSNANIKVIGDRVRTAQYRQRRY, via the coding sequence ATGAAAAACCATCCTTCGGCAACCGGAGTAAAAGTTGCCTTGAATTTTGGTGATGAAACCCTTCCGGTCGGACGGCTGGCGGTGCGTGAGCGCACAATATATTTTGAATATGACCGTACCTTCATTGAAAGCGGCATCGAAATATCACCGTACCATTTACCGCTCCAACCCGGTGTGCGGCGTTTTGATGACAGCCCGTTTGAAGGTTTGCCCGGTGTTTTTAATGATAGTTTGCCTGACGGCTGGGGGCGGTTGCTCTTTGACCGTTTTTTGAGATCACAGGGCATTCGGCCTGCTGATGTGACACCTTTAGACCGGTTGGCGCATACCGGGAGCCATGGTCCCGGCGCTCTCGTTTATGAACCGGATTACGGCACCGGTGGTACGCAGGACGGTGTCAGTCTTGACGGTTTGGCGGCACAGGTGCAGGACGTTCTCGATGGAGCATCGGACGATGTGTTGGCGGAACTGATCGCCTTAAACGGTTCCTCTGCGGGCGCACGGCCAAAAGCACTCATCGGTGTTAACGGCAAAAAAGACCATATCATCCATGGTGTTCATGATTTACCTGATGGCTACACACCATGGATTGTAAAGTTCCCGAACAGTCAGGATGGTCCTGATGCCGGTGCCATTGAATATGTTTACGCACTCATGGCAAAAGAAGCCGGGATCATCATGCCTTGCGTGCATCTCTTCCCGGCGCAAAAAAGTGCCGGCTATTTTGCCGTTAAACGCTTTGACCGTGATGGCGGTAAACGTTGCCACATGCACACGGCGTGTGGTTTGCTGCACTCGGATATCCGCACGCCATCGCTGGATTATGAAGACCTGACCGCGCTAACGGGCATGCTGACGCGTGATGTGCGCGAGGGTGAGAAAATGTTCCGCCTGGCCGTCTTTAACGTGCTGGCGCATAATCGTGATGATCATGCAAAGAACTTTAGCTTCTTGATGAGTCTTAAGACCGGATATGGACAATGGAAAGTGTCACCGGCTTATGATCTGACATTTTCATCCGGCCCGCATGGAGAACAAAGCACGACGGTTATGGGCGAAGGCCGCAACCCCGGCGTCGAAAATCTGCTGAAACTTTCCCGTGAGGCCAACATCAAAAAAGACCGCGCCGCCGAAATCATGGAGACGACACGGTCAGCCCTTGCCCGGTGGCCCGAACTGGCAAAAAATTACGGCGTGAGCAATGCGAATATTAAAGTGATCGGTGACAGGGTTCGAACGGCTCAATACCGTCAGAGACGGTATTGA